The Vulcanimicrobium alpinum sequence GCTTGCTTTGTGTGGTATGCGGAGCCCTACGCGCGAACAGGGTGGTCGCTGCCGGGTCTTCATCATGCCGGGGGAGCGTGCCAGGTGCCTGGCACGGTGCGGGTCGCGGTTAGGTTTCCCGGCGGATGATAAGGTGGCGCAGGACGGCTTCGTTGAGCCGGAGCTGGCGCTCGAGTTCCTTCTGCTCCTCGGGGCCGCTCTTAAACTTCATCACGACGTAGTAGCCCTCGCGGACGTCGTCGATTTCGTACGCCAAGCGGCGCTTGCCGAGCTTTTCCAGCTCGCCGACGATCTCACCGCCGCGGCTCTTCACGCCGGCGGCGATCTGGTCGGCCCGTTCGTCGACCTCGGCTTCTTCGAGGTTGGGGCGCAGAATGTACGTGACTTCGTAGTCGATGGTAACGGTGGTGGCCATGATGCCCTCTCTGGACGCCGGCGGGGCCGGCGGCCCGGCGCGGGGCCGGGCAGCGGGAAACTCACCGGGCGCGAGGCACCGGGAGAACCCCCGAAGTCTATCACGCCCAGCAGACTCTCAGCAAGGGCGGCTCCTGGCCCCAAGCCGACCTCTTCGGCACGTCTCAGCATTTCGTACGAACCTATCCGGAGGTTCACCCTCCCACCGCCGCGCAAAGAGTAGCCGCCCCCTTTGTCGATCGCCGATTTCGCCGTTACCCGCCGCGTCACGGTCGCGATGCTCGCGACCGCGATCGTCGTGCTGGGAATCTTCGCGATCCCGCGGCTCCCGATCGCGCTGCTGCCGTCGTTTCAGCCGCCCGTCGTCTCGGTCACGGTCAACTACGGCAACGTCTCGCCGGAGACGATGGAATCGACCGTCACGCGCCCGATCGAGAACGCGGTCAGCCGCGTCTCCGGGATCGACTACCTGCAGTCGAATTCGTTCCAGGGCCAGACCGTCGTGCGCGCGACGTTCAAATACGGCACCAACATCAACGTCGCTGCGACCGACATCCAGCAACAAGTCGCGCGCGCCGCGACGCAGCTCCCGAACGACACCAACCTGCAGCAGCCGCAGATTCAAAAAGCGGATCCTAACGCGCTCCCAGTCGTGCGCCTTTCGGTGACCGACAACAGCCGGCCGCTGCGCGA is a genomic window containing:
- the rpsF gene encoding 30S ribosomal protein S6 produces the protein MATTVTIDYEVTYILRPNLEEAEVDERADQIAAGVKSRGGEIVGELEKLGKRRLAYEIDDVREGYYVVMKFKSGPEEQKELERQLRLNEAVLRHLIIRRET